From one Lycium ferocissimum isolate CSIRO_LF1 chromosome 7, AGI_CSIRO_Lferr_CH_V1, whole genome shotgun sequence genomic stretch:
- the LOC132064433 gene encoding pectin acetylesterase 12 — protein sequence MAKLFMWFWSLVLVGFFVHSRLVDSYEFEEFFYNKTEGAFLESVYETSAAGSPTPLMVGLTIIHGAAARGAVCLDGTLPGYHIDRGYGSGAYSWLVQLEGGGWCNSVRSCVYRKKTRRGSSNYMEKQIPFTGILSNKAEENPDFYNWNRVKVRYCDGASFTGDSEDKAAGLQFRGKRIYQAAMDELMSKGMRYAKQALLSGCSAGGLASIMHCDDFSNSLPHTKVKCLSDAGLFMDATDVSGGRSIRNFFGGVVKLQGLHKTLPRTCTNHLDATSCFFPQNLISNIRTPLFLLNAAYDSWQLQESLAPHTADPHGVWHDCTQNNERCSVSQIQFLQGFRMHMLNSIKRFAASRQNGLFINSCFAHCQSERQDTWFSDNSPMINNKPIALAVGDWYFDRSGVKSIDCAYPCDRTCHNLVFK from the exons ATGGCGAAGCTATTCATGTGGTTCTGGAGTTTGGTTTTAGTTGGGTTTTTTGTGCACAGTAGATTAGTAGATTCTTATGAATTTGAGGAATTCTTTTACAATAAAACTGAAGGGGCATTCTTGGAAAGTGTGTATGAAACTTCAGCAGCTGGTAGTCCAACACCCCTTATGGTTGGTCTTACAATAATCCATGGTGCTGCCGCTAGAGGAGCTG TGTGTTTGGATGGAACACTACCAGGCTACCACATCGATAGAGGTTATGGGTCTGGGGCATACAGTTGGCTCGTTCAATTGGAG GGTGGAGGATGGTGTAACAGTGTTAGAAGTTGTGTATATCGCAAAAAAACAAGGCGGGGATCATCGAATTACATGGAAAAACAGATTCCCTTTACTGGGATTTTGAGTAACAAGGCTGAAGAAAATCCAG atttttacAACTGGAATAGAGTAAAAGTTCGCTACTGTGATGGTGCATCATTTACAGGGGATAGTGAAGATAAG GCTGCAGGGTTGCAATTTAGAGGCAAGCGCATATATCAAGCTGCAATGGATGAGTTAATGTCAAAAGGAATGCGATATGCCAAGCAG GCTCTTCTCTCTGGATGTTCTGCTGGTGGTCTAGCTTCAATAATGCATTGTGATGATTTTAGCAATTCGCTCCCACATACTAAAGTGAAGTGCCTGAGTGATGCTGGATTATTTATGGACGC gaCTGATGTTTCTGGAGGGCGCTCCATCAGAAATTTCTTTGGAGGTGTGGTTAAGTTGCAG GGTCTTCACAAGACGCTACCAAGAACTTGCACCAACCACCTAGATGCAACCTCA TGTTTCTTTCCACAGAATTTGATCAGCAACATCAGGACCCCTCTTTTTCTACTGAATGCTGCCTATGATTCCTGGCAG CTTCAGGAAAGCTTAGCTCCTCATACAGCTGATCCGCATGGCGTATGGCATGactgtacacaaaataatgaaaGATGTTCAGTGTCCCAGATTCAATTTTTGCAAG GTTTTAGAATGCATATGCTTAATTCAATTAAAAGATTCGCTGCTTCAAGACAAAATGGTTTGTTTATAAACTCATGCTTTGCCCACTGCCAATCTGAGAGGCAAGATACATGGTTCTCCGATAATTCCCCCATGATTAATAACAAG CCGATTGCACTTGCTGTTGGAGATTGGTACTTCGATCGATCTGGTGTCAAGTCCATTGACTGTGCATATCCATGTGACAGAACATGTCACAACTTGGTCTTCAAGTGA